In one window of Methanocorpusculum sp. DNA:
- the psmA gene encoding archaeal proteasome endopeptidase complex subunit alpha: MQPQQYQMGGYDRAITMFSPDGRLYQVEYAREAVKRGTTAVGIKCKTGVVLLVDKRVNSRLLEPSSIEKIFRIDEHIGVASSGLVGDARILVDRARVESQINRVSYGEPIDVETLAKKLCDHMQSYTLFGGARPYGTALLIAGSESSPTGPKYHLFETDPSGTLLEYSATGIGIGRPAVIKLFEQEYKDTCTAEEAVLLGMKALHTATEGKFDMNTVEIGIAGEYSKKHTSKKESESPNGTKISTLSFRKLNADEVKAAVAKFSKTTPAKKE, encoded by the coding sequence ATGCAGCCACAACAATATCAAATGGGCGGATACGATCGTGCCATCACGATGTTTTCCCCCGATGGACGTCTGTATCAGGTTGAATATGCACGTGAAGCGGTCAAACGGGGAACGACCGCCGTCGGCATAAAATGCAAAACGGGAGTTGTACTTCTCGTTGACAAACGGGTGAACTCCCGTCTTCTGGAACCCTCCTCGATCGAGAAGATCTTCCGGATCGATGAACACATCGGTGTCGCCTCCTCGGGTCTTGTCGGCGACGCACGGATCCTCGTTGACCGTGCCCGGGTCGAGTCCCAGATCAATCGGGTAAGTTACGGCGAACCGATCGATGTGGAGACTCTCGCAAAGAAACTCTGCGATCACATGCAGAGCTACACCCTGTTCGGCGGCGCCCGTCCTTACGGCACGGCCCTCTTGATCGCGGGTTCGGAGTCATCCCCGACCGGACCGAAGTATCATCTCTTCGAGACCGATCCGTCCGGAACGCTCCTCGAGTATTCCGCGACCGGTATCGGTATCGGCAGACCTGCAGTTATCAAACTCTTTGAACAGGAGTACAAAGATACCTGCACGGCTGAAGAGGCGGTCCTCCTTGGTATGAAAGCCCTGCACACCGCCACCGAAGGCAAGTTCGATATGAACACCGTCGAGATCGGCATCGCCGGCGAGTATTCCAAGAAGCACACCTCCAAAAAGGAGAGCGAAAGCCCGAACGGCACAAAAATATCGACCCTCTCATTCAGGAAACTGAATGCAGATGAAGTAAAGGCAGCTGTTGCCAAATTTTCCAAGACGACTCCTGCGAAAAAGGAGTAA
- a CDS encoding DNA-directed RNA polymerase subunit P, producing the protein MVAYKCARCKQLVEIGTNIRCPYCGHRILFKARGAGTKELKAR; encoded by the coding sequence ATGGTTGCTTATAAGTGCGCCCGCTGTAAACAGTTGGTTGAGATCGGTACGAACATCCGCTGCCCCTACTGCGGTCACCGTATTCTTTTCAAAGCCCGCGGAGCCGGCACGAAAGAACTGAAAGCCAGATGA
- the tmk gene encoding dTMP kinase, translated as MLITLEGIDGAGKSTLYEGLKTRLADLDPVFTKEPGSPLVNKAVRREIEANKDPFAEATLFVADHAAHLAQIVIPALENNKLVITDRYSDSRFAYQQVSLVGIVPDPKAWLTAVHAGWSIRPDLTILLLIAPEVAMNRLAGRPGKEHFEDHAFLEEVQKRYLERVAEDPERFLLIDAEEDPETILNFVEKSIRALPSK; from the coding sequence TTGCTGATCACACTCGAAGGGATCGACGGAGCGGGAAAGTCCACGCTCTACGAAGGTCTCAAAACGCGGCTCGCAGATCTTGACCCGGTGTTCACCAAGGAGCCGGGTAGTCCGCTGGTGAACAAAGCAGTCCGCCGGGAGATCGAGGCAAACAAGGATCCGTTCGCGGAGGCGACACTGTTTGTTGCGGATCATGCAGCCCATCTCGCTCAGATCGTGATCCCTGCACTCGAAAATAATAAACTGGTCATCACCGACCGATACTCCGACAGCAGGTTTGCCTACCAGCAGGTCTCGCTTGTCGGGATCGTTCCGGATCCGAAAGCATGGCTCACCGCCGTGCATGCAGGCTGGTCGATCCGCCCGGACCTGACGATCCTTCTGCTGATTGCGCCGGAAGTGGCGATGAACCGACTTGCCGGCAGACCCGGAAAGGAACACTTCGAGGACCACGCATTCCTCGAAGAAGTCCAGAAACGGTATCTCGAACGGGTAGCCGAGGACCCGGAACGGTTCCTTCTGATAGACGCCGAAGAGGACCCGGAAACGATCCTGAACTTCGTCGAGAAGAGCATTCGGGCACTGCCCTCCAAATGA
- a CDS encoding 50S ribosomal protein L37ae translates to MASKSKNVAKGRVTGSAGRFGPRYGRFCRKMVNESEKISRAKHLCPMCDTIAVKRVGTGIWECKKCGYKYAGGAYVPQTPGLKVVLRAIETKGV, encoded by the coding sequence ATGGCATCCAAGAGTAAAAATGTTGCAAAAGGACGCGTCACCGGCAGTGCTGGGCGCTTTGGTCCGAGATACGGCCGTTTCTGCCGTAAGATGGTCAATGAGAGCGAGAAGATTTCCCGCGCGAAGCACCTGTGCCCAATGTGCGATACCATCGCTGTAAAGCGTGTTGGTACCGGCATCTGGGAGTGCAAAAAATGCGGATACAAATACGCAGGCGGCGCCTACGTCCCGCAGACCCCCGGCCTGAAAGTCGTACTTCGTGCAATCGAGACCAAAGGAGTATAA
- a CDS encoding class 1 fructose-bisphosphatase, giving the protein MKTLQEYLIASHAPEDLGKIIMLIADQAGPIRSAFISNQNYAGSTNSSGEDQAEMDTWADTRITSVLQESGLVRAVASEEQEDITLMSPSAKYSVVMDPLDGSSLIKVNLSVGTIVGIYEGDVLQAGNQLRAAFYMLYGPMTTLTISLGNGVSIFAMNAEGTYVLLKENVKIPEGTLCGSGGLRPEWTDKHIQYMNEIECEGGKNRYSGSFVADFHQILEYGGVYAYPATKKSASGKLRLVFEINPIGFLAAQAGGRVSNGESSTLDIVPTKVHQRTPVYVGSCGMIAKIEAIR; this is encoded by the coding sequence ATGAAAACCTTGCAGGAGTATCTTATCGCCTCACATGCCCCTGAGGATTTGGGAAAAATAATCATGCTGATCGCGGATCAGGCAGGACCGATCCGTTCCGCATTTATCAGCAACCAGAATTATGCGGGTTCCACCAACTCTTCCGGCGAGGATCAGGCAGAAATGGACACCTGGGCCGATACCAGAATCACCTCTGTTCTGCAGGAAAGCGGGCTTGTCCGTGCCGTTGCTTCCGAAGAGCAGGAGGATATCACGCTGATGTCCCCTTCTGCGAAGTATTCAGTCGTGATGGACCCTCTCGACGGCTCCTCGCTGATCAAGGTGAACCTGAGCGTTGGAACGATTGTCGGGATCTATGAGGGCGATGTTCTTCAGGCGGGAAACCAGCTTCGCGCCGCATTCTATATGCTGTATGGTCCGATGACCACCTTGACCATCTCGCTTGGAAACGGGGTCTCCATCTTTGCCATGAACGCGGAAGGGACCTACGTTCTCTTAAAAGAGAACGTGAAAATCCCGGAAGGAACGCTCTGTGGGAGCGGCGGTCTGCGTCCCGAGTGGACCGATAAACACATCCAGTACATGAATGAGATTGAGTGCGAGGGCGGAAAGAACCGGTATTCAGGTTCCTTCGTTGCCGACTTCCACCAGATCCTGGAGTATGGGGGCGTGTATGCCTATCCGGCAACCAAAAAGTCGGCTTCCGGTAAACTACGGCTGGTCTTCGAGATCAACCCGATCGGGTTCCTCGCGGCCCAGGCAGGCGGGCGCGTCTCGAACGGCGAGTCCTCGACTCTGGATATCGTGCCGACGAAGGTCCACCAGAGAACGCCGGTGTATGTCGGCAGCTGCGGGATGATCGCGAAGATCGAGGCGATCCGCTGA
- the cofE gene encoding coenzyme F420-0:L-glutamate ligase, producing the protein MSGSFSVYGISTGLLVSGDDILGRVISSLNNTDAKRIEDGDILLFAESPLSTTEGRNINLDDITPSAEAHRLAEKYSLDPRLAEVVLMESDTIVGGIPGYLLAGKWDLILPNAGIDESNAPDGWVTRLPADPEASAKRLRDGIRERTGKDTAVIIIDSRTHSMRLGVSGVAIGCSGILPITDERGKPDLYGNKLQVTRRAIADSLASTAELLMGESAEGVPVVLVRGYPYVRCENCKIETIPADEDLFLSLGK; encoded by the coding sequence ATGTCGGGTTCCTTTTCTGTATATGGGATTTCCACTGGACTGCTAGTATCCGGTGATGATATACTGGGCCGGGTCATCTCCTCCCTCAACAATACTGATGCAAAGAGAATAGAAGACGGCGACATCCTGCTGTTTGCCGAGTCGCCGCTCTCCACCACCGAAGGCCGCAATATCAACCTGGACGACATAACCCCGTCTGCGGAGGCACACCGGCTTGCGGAGAAGTATAGTCTCGACCCACGGCTTGCCGAAGTCGTTTTGATGGAAAGCGATACGATCGTCGGAGGCATTCCGGGATATCTCCTTGCTGGAAAATGGGATCTTATCCTGCCTAATGCCGGCATCGACGAGTCAAACGCCCCGGACGGGTGGGTCACCCGTCTCCCGGCCGACCCGGAAGCAAGTGCCAAACGGCTGCGGGACGGTATTCGTGAACGCACCGGAAAAGATACGGCCGTCATCATCATCGACTCCCGGACCCACTCGATGCGTCTTGGGGTGTCGGGGGTCGCCATCGGCTGTTCCGGCATCCTGCCGATCACCGACGAGCGGGGAAAGCCCGATCTGTACGGAAACAAACTGCAGGTGACCCGGCGGGCGATCGCCGACTCGCTCGCCTCGACTGCCGAACTTCTGATGGGCGAGTCCGCGGAAGGCGTGCCGGTCGTGCTCGTCCGCGGATACCCGTACGTCAGATGCGAGAACTGTAAAATCGAGACGATACCCGCAGACGAGGATCTCTTCCTCAGTCTCGGCAAATAA
- a CDS encoding ribosome assembly factor SBDS: protein MISLDDAVTARLETHGLKFELLVDPELADKMRHGADLDIEDVVAALYVYENASRGDKSPDEDLQKAFKTTDFSEIAQHIILKGEIHLTTEQRRHLMEEKRRRVISFIARNAVNPQTGLPHPVMRIEMALEQVRINYDPFKSVDDLVKETVKALRPILPIRFEERRIAAKFPMDFAAKAYASISGASFVTMDKNEWQSDGSWICVVTIPAGMQEEFFNLANAAAKGDAELKILE from the coding sequence ATGATTTCCCTTGATGATGCAGTAACCGCCCGTCTGGAAACACACGGACTGAAGTTTGAATTGTTGGTCGATCCCGAACTTGCCGATAAAATGCGGCACGGGGCGGATCTCGACATCGAAGATGTTGTTGCAGCACTGTATGTATATGAGAATGCTTCGCGTGGAGACAAGTCCCCGGACGAGGATCTGCAAAAAGCGTTCAAGACCACCGATTTTTCGGAGATCGCACAACATATCATACTCAAAGGTGAAATCCATCTCACGACCGAGCAACGTCGTCATCTGATGGAAGAAAAACGCAGACGCGTCATCAGTTTCATCGCACGAAATGCCGTGAACCCGCAGACCGGTCTTCCCCACCCGGTCATGCGGATCGAGATGGCATTGGAACAGGTCAGGATCAACTACGACCCGTTCAAGTCGGTGGACGATCTGGTGAAGGAAACCGTGAAGGCGCTCCGCCCGATCCTTCCGATCCGGTTCGAGGAACGCCGTATCGCCGCCAAGTTCCCGATGGACTTTGCGGCAAAGGCGTATGCGTCCATCTCCGGCGCGTCCTTTGTCACTATGGATAAAAACGAGTGGCAAAGCGACGGATCCTGGATATGTGTCGTCACGATCCCGGCCGGTATGCAGGAAGAGTTCTTCAATCTGGCGAACGCTGCAGCGAAAGGCGATGCCGAGTTGAAGATACTTGAGTAA
- a CDS encoding Rpp14/Pop5 family protein encodes MSVLPPTLRENRRYVLFRIITQVDPTQKEVYRSMADSVAALFGDVGAAKMHPAVVWSEGEYAIARCTRGFELSLIAALAVITKVCGEPAAFRSIATSGTILSLKKKVVPEIVDDTTYPGYLCAGKKVNNLSKENGHRYLTRDDIIKE; translated from the coding sequence ATGAGCGTTCTTCCGCCGACACTTCGCGAGAACCGGCGTTACGTCCTGTTTAGGATCATCACGCAGGTGGACCCGACCCAGAAAGAGGTGTACCGGTCCATGGCGGATTCGGTCGCCGCACTTTTCGGTGATGTCGGGGCGGCAAAAATGCACCCCGCGGTCGTATGGTCCGAAGGCGAATATGCGATCGCCCGATGTACCCGGGGATTTGAACTGTCCCTCATCGCCGCTTTGGCCGTCATCACGAAAGTTTGCGGCGAACCTGCGGCATTCAGGTCGATCGCCACTTCGGGAACGATCCTTTCTTTGAAAAAAAAGGTGGTTCCCGAGATCGTTGACGATACCACCTATCCGGGGTATCTGTGCGCAGGTAAGAAGGTTAATAATCTCTCAAAAGAGAATGGGCATAGATATCTAACTAGAGATGATATAATTAAGGAGTAA
- a CDS encoding DUF1922 domain-containing protein, translated as MSTYRVIRCPGCHQFTYTDYYGKWKLCPVCGEVISVRNVPVYLEVDDFSEAEMLIKEVERYLSHTGRFDLTREEVDLIRERYMEWLRGTAV; from the coding sequence ATGAGTACCTACCGGGTGATCCGCTGTCCAGGTTGTCATCAGTTTACCTACACTGATTACTATGGAAAGTGGAAGCTTTGCCCTGTCTGCGGGGAGGTGATCTCGGTTCGAAACGTTCCGGTGTATCTGGAAGTGGACGATTTCTCCGAGGCTGAAATGCTCATAAAAGAGGTGGAACGGTATCTTTCCCATACCGGACGGTTCGATCTGACGAGGGAAGAGGTGGATCTGATTCGGGAGAGGTATATGGAGTGGCTCCGGGGCACAGCCGTATAA
- a CDS encoding GNAT family N-acetyltransferase, translating into MNEQILVELIPMEEADRNQFILDNQEAFRYGALEEFGVRYEHFEDGEEIISKQTIGECMDMKGAEIYRITLHGKNAGGVVLHINSETNHNELALLYVIPTVHSKGIGQAAWKAIEQLHPETKVWETCTPYFEKRNIHFYVNCCGFQIVEFFNAKHPDPNNPNELSGASADDEMFRFEKVMK; encoded by the coding sequence ATGAATGAACAAATTCTAGTTGAACTTATACCGATGGAAGAAGCAGACCGAAATCAGTTTATCCTCGACAATCAGGAAGCGTTTCGCTATGGCGCGTTGGAAGAATTTGGCGTAAGATATGAACATTTTGAGGACGGTGAGGAAATCATATCCAAACAGACCATTGGGGAATGTATGGATATGAAAGGCGCAGAAATATACCGTATTACTCTTCATGGCAAGAATGCCGGCGGAGTGGTTTTGCACATAAATTCAGAAACAAATCATAATGAACTGGCATTATTGTATGTTATTCCGACTGTTCACAGTAAAGGTATCGGTCAGGCAGCATGGAAAGCAATAGAGCAGCTACACCCGGAAACGAAAGTGTGGGAAACCTGTACGCCGTATTTTGAGAAAAGGAACATACACTTCTATGTGAATTGCTGTGGATTTCAGATTGTTGAATTCTTCAACGCAAAGCATCCTGACCCAAACAATCCCAATGAGTTATCAGGAGCATCGGCAGATGATGAAATGTTTCGTTTTGAAAAAGTGATGAAATAG
- a CDS encoding coenzyme F420-0:L-glutamate ligase: MSIQVTGISGIPLIQKGDDLPAIICKNTTFQDGDILCVASTIVSKAKGYTRALADITPSPDAIRISGLTKEDPRFIQAILDSSTEIIQEYPFILSEVPCGHVGVRAGVDNSNIEGENIIILPKDPSAECTEIREAVKTITGKDVGVIVTDTCGRAFRRGQCGNAIGWAGMTAIRDFRGDHDLFGLELEITEEAVVDEIAAFSNFIMGESNNGIPAVKFTGCGTWKGHDSLYFTKEEDLIRKAMKP; encoded by the coding sequence ATGTCAATTCAGGTAACGGGAATTTCCGGGATCCCGCTCATTCAGAAAGGCGATGATCTTCCGGCAATAATCTGCAAAAATACCACATTTCAGGACGGGGATATCCTCTGTGTCGCATCAACGATCGTTTCGAAAGCTAAAGGATATACCCGCGCACTCGCGGATATCACGCCCTCTCCGGATGCGATCCGGATCTCCGGGCTCACCAAAGAAGACCCCCGGTTCATCCAGGCGATCCTGGATTCGTCCACCGAGATCATCCAGGAGTATCCGTTCATCCTCTCCGAAGTTCCCTGCGGCCATGTAGGTGTGCGCGCCGGTGTTGACAACAGCAATATAGAAGGCGAAAATATCATCATCCTCCCAAAAGATCCGTCGGCCGAGTGTACAGAGATCCGGGAAGCCGTCAAAACGATCACCGGAAAGGATGTCGGCGTCATCGTGACCGATACCTGCGGAAGGGCATTCCGCCGCGGTCAGTGTGGAAACGCCATCGGCTGGGCAGGCATGACCGCGATCCGGGACTTCCGCGGCGACCATGACCTCTTTGGTCTGGAACTCGAGATCACAGAAGAGGCAGTCGTCGATGAGATCGCGGCCTTCTCCAACTTCATTATGGGGGAGAGCAACAACGGGATCCCGGCAGTGAAATTTACCGGCTGCGGCACCTGGAAAGGCCATGACTCGCTCTACTTCACCAAAGAAGAAGACCTGATCAGAAAGGCTATGAAACCATAA
- a CDS encoding RNase P subunit p30 family protein: MITDACVYANDSSHTTLRRFALTAASCGFSRIIACDSAEDIFEYAGVSILKGRLIGKLNGKAFFDAVKKTPAGTVVFVQVGENSFNRTAVTTKGVHLLTGIADLPKGGFDHIVSKMAAQQNTGVVLDFSRIIDPKTRRTALSRYAEILAFQRKYHFPLLIASGASECLGQRNITEITALADLFGMTGPEVDSALDSLDDILSPKKTVEIVEEKS; encoded by the coding sequence ATGATAACAGACGCATGCGTGTATGCGAATGACTCATCACACACAACGCTTCGTCGTTTTGCCCTGACTGCCGCCTCCTGCGGATTTTCCCGTATCATCGCCTGTGATTCGGCTGAGGATATCTTCGAGTACGCTGGTGTTTCTATCCTGAAAGGCAGACTGATCGGCAAACTGAACGGAAAGGCATTCTTCGACGCAGTCAAAAAGACCCCTGCCGGCACGGTCGTATTCGTGCAGGTCGGAGAAAACAGTTTCAACCGTACGGCCGTCACAACGAAAGGCGTACATCTTCTGACCGGTATCGCCGACCTCCCGAAGGGCGGCTTTGATCACATCGTCTCGAAGATGGCGGCACAGCAGAACACCGGGGTCGTTCTTGACTTCTCCCGGATCATCGATCCAAAAACCCGCAGAACAGCTCTTTCCCGATATGCCGAGATACTTGCCTTCCAACGGAAGTATCACTTCCCGCTTCTGATTGCGAGCGGTGCATCCGAGTGCCTCGGGCAGCGGAACATCACCGAAATCACTGCGCTTGCCGATCTTTTCGGCATGACGGGGCCTGAGGTAGATTCCGCTCTCGACTCTCTTGATGATATTCTCTCTCCGAAAAAGACGGTCGAGATCGTGGAGGAGAAATCATGA
- a CDS encoding HisA/HisF-related TIM barrel protein: MDVILSMDLMDGYVVHGKSGNRDQYRPLTWGLSPSAEPMSYLTVMKPKYAYVADLDRIGLCGDHTETILKLASIPEKLWVDRGCSIPEEYLPGVQNIVGTETADAPFEEFTGGYLSVDVKDGKVIPDGLDPVEVIREAEKYAFDGIILLNISSVGTESGIDPGFAQRIRAATKKPLIYGGGVNSLDDLRILSDAGYDGVIISTAVHKGKIPLEIIREGIFC; encoded by the coding sequence ATGGACGTGATTCTTTCAATGGACCTGATGGACGGCTATGTTGTCCACGGGAAAAGCGGCAACCGGGATCAGTATCGACCCCTGACCTGGGGGCTTTCCCCCTCGGCTGAGCCGATGTCGTATCTCACGGTGATGAAACCGAAATACGCGTATGTTGCCGATCTTGACCGGATCGGACTGTGCGGCGATCACACCGAGACGATCCTGAAACTCGCATCGATCCCGGAGAAGCTCTGGGTCGACCGGGGCTGCAGCATCCCGGAGGAATATCTGCCGGGTGTCCAGAACATCGTCGGGACCGAGACGGCTGATGCCCCCTTCGAGGAGTTCACCGGCGGATACCTCAGCGTCGATGTAAAGGACGGAAAGGTCATCCCTGATGGTCTTGACCCGGTCGAGGTGATCCGGGAGGCGGAAAAATACGCCTTTGACGGGATCATTCTTCTGAACATCTCTTCGGTCGGTACCGAATCAGGGATCGATCCGGGTTTTGCACAACGGATCAGGGCCGCAACAAAAAAGCCGCTGATCTACGGAGGCGGCGTGAACTCTCTCGATGATCTTCGCATCCTCAGCGATGCGGGATACGACGGCGTGATCATCTCGACAGCCGTCCACAAAGGAAAGATCCCCTTAGAGATCATCCGGGAAGGAATATTTTGCTGA
- a CDS encoding fructose 1,6-bisphosphatase translates to MPITVSVFAKSVGGVCETTRVFPDILQTAAKMLKKAEGEILIDSFVTHTADRLVLITTHAPDVQPDQLIEAAFSAAEEIAEKRHLFSGSDPVSICRMTIEERENEPLLVFLAGSDMIPWGEVMIPNQNTLADGVLFLTRAGGEFPSTAEFCERFARRGLNQLGVCPVSLCDSSNVRTTVIPVVGLGFSLFQGKLTGPVDLFDTPLFDAPRFWASDRHAE, encoded by the coding sequence ATGCCTATCACGGTCTCGGTTTTTGCAAAATCGGTCGGCGGCGTTTGTGAAACGACCCGGGTCTTTCCCGACATCCTCCAGACGGCGGCAAAGATGCTCAAAAAGGCGGAAGGAGAGATCCTTATCGACTCGTTTGTGACCCACACGGCCGACCGGCTGGTCCTGATCACGACGCATGCGCCGGATGTCCAGCCGGATCAGCTGATCGAGGCGGCATTCTCCGCAGCTGAAGAGATCGCAGAAAAACGGCATCTGTTCTCTGGTTCCGATCCGGTCTCAATCTGCCGGATGACGATAGAGGAGCGGGAGAACGAGCCGCTTCTGGTGTTCCTCGCCGGATCGGATATGATCCCGTGGGGTGAGGTGATGATCCCGAATCAGAATACTCTCGCGGACGGAGTTTTGTTCCTTACCCGTGCCGGCGGGGAGTTCCCGTCCACGGCTGAGTTCTGTGAACGGTTCGCACGCCGCGGTCTGAATCAGCTGGGGGTCTGCCCGGTGAGTCTCTGTGATTCGTCGAATGTCAGAACAACGGTCATCCCGGTGGTCGGACTCGGTTTTTCTCTCTTCCAGGGAAAACTTACCGGACCGGTGGATCTCTTTGACACACCGCTTTTTGATGCTCCCAGGTTCTGGGCTTCGGATCGGCACGCTGAGTGA
- a CDS encoding DNA helicase PriA: protein MVVQHTCGFKREIFCRECGTELIQDTRGKLYCPRCGRRLAILCPHCGKLW from the coding sequence ATGGTAGTTCAGCACACATGCGGCTTCAAACGCGAGATATTTTGTCGGGAGTGCGGCACCGAACTGATCCAGGACACGCGGGGAAAACTCTACTGTCCACGGTGCGGCAGGCGGCTTGCGATCCTCTGCCCCCACTGCGGAAAACTCTGGTAG
- a CDS encoding prefoldin subunit beta has product MTAPQQAAGIPPQIQQQLGMFQQIQQQLQQVSSQKMQYEMTLRETKRALEEIESAADDAVMYSAVGSILIQKPKAAVKAELEEKVDSLELRVNSMDKQEKAMTAKAAQLQKQIQEAISGGVPAAQ; this is encoded by the coding sequence ATGACAGCACCCCAGCAAGCGGCGGGTATCCCGCCGCAGATCCAGCAGCAGCTTGGAATGTTCCAGCAGATCCAGCAGCAGCTTCAGCAGGTATCGTCCCAGAAAATGCAGTATGAGATGACGCTCCGTGAGACGAAGCGTGCTCTTGAGGAGATCGAGTCCGCGGCAGATGATGCAGTGATGTATTCTGCCGTAGGGTCTATTCTGATCCAGAAACCAAAGGCCGCCGTCAAAGCGGAACTCGAAGAGAAGGTCGACTCCCTTGAACTCCGTGTCAATTCAATGGACAAGCAGGAAAAAGCAATGACCGCGAAAGCAGCCCAGCTCCAGAAGCAGATCCAGGAAGCTATCAGCGGCGGCGTTCCGGCTGCCCAGTAA
- a CDS encoding KEOPS complex subunit Pcc1: MNHTSCFVFETPFAEKLYEVLAPEINSDPGEKSNVRLTRDDSSVTLQVEAEDAASLRASLNMWLRLVNVSHEVLEL; encoded by the coding sequence ATGAACCATACCTCCTGCTTTGTCTTTGAAACCCCGTTTGCAGAAAAATTGTATGAAGTTCTCGCCCCGGAGATCAACAGTGATCCGGGGGAAAAATCCAACGTGCGGCTCACCCGCGACGACTCTTCCGTGACTCTTCAGGTGGAGGCGGAGGATGCGGCGTCCCTTCGGGCGTCTCTCAATATGTGGCTGCGGTTGGTCAATGTATCCCATGAAGTATTGGAGTTGTAA